GACAGAACAACCgcgtaaaaaacaaaacagccctCGATCCCGTCAACGTGGAGGTGAAGgtaaatattttcaaaagtgaTCAGAGCAGCCTGTGTGCGGAGGGGGCGGATGAATCCAGGGGTTTGGGAGGTGAGTGAGATTCACTGGTTTGAAGCAGAAACACGTGGGGACTCTGTCACGTGTGCAGTTAAGAGGGAAGCTCACATGACGCTCGCAACATGTGAACTCACATGTGCGCCGTCATGCCTCAGACACACCCGCTCCCGCTGCACTGTTAGCTGGCTGCTAGTTATCAGCAGGGATGCTAACGAGCAGGTGTGCTCCGCCCCGCAGACGCAGGGTTTCACGTCCACTCGCATGTGCGCAGCTCTGTTCAACAAGACACGGAGGCCGAGAGAGCACAAATATAGAAAACACGTTCAAATCAAGAGAACAACTTTCAACACGaacaaatcatcttgatcaGTTTGAGGACACATGCGATTCAAAAAGTCTCAACACTAGCGAACGCTACGGTGTCCTCTTAGGGTCAGGcgggaggaaaaaaagtaatCTGCCCTGGAGACACAATTATATTCTAGTTATAGTCTCTCATTTGGATTTGTCTTCATGAAGACTGACCAGTCTCATCTCAGATTTCATGTCCCTGCACTGATGGTGTATTTTTACAGGGTGCGCTGTGTGGcacctcacacaaacacatgagttttattttttctggaTTCAAAATGTCTTGTAACACATTCAAAATTCACCTGACACTCAAACAAAGTGTGTAATGTTTAGGCTTCGTCTCTACATCCATCTGTGGACGGAGCGCTGCTGGTTATTCTACATCACAGCTGGTAACTAAGGGTAACCAAGATGGATTACATACTGAGATCAGATCAGCAGCATCCTTAAAgtcttttaaatctcttcttaAAACAGTCTGGAATCAGAACGCTTTTATGTTTTCCAAACgttgtgttgtattttcacgttctgttattataaatataactgattctttttgttttgattgctgtttgttttaattccatgttttctttctgtgaatCACTTTCTAACCATATATATTTTTGGGTCCTGGTAgattccagcagcagctcctcctctctgctcctcctctgaagTGGATGGAGAAATGTGGTGCTACCAGAAACCAGGGTTTGAAGCCCTCCTCCtcgctgagctgcagagacagcagcagcgcAGCCAGTTCTGTGACACTCTGCTCAAGGCAGATGgtatgaaaacatatttcactGATGACtttaaattgtgttgttttgctgttttaagATATTTCATACTGTATAATATGCTGCGTGAAGACGTTTACATTTAAAcatctgtcctctcctccaggtGTTTTGGTGCCGGCACACAGTTGCGTGCTCTCAGCGATAAGTCCCAATGtgtgctctgctctgtcctccaCGCCACCGCCGCCTGCAGGACAGAGTCGTCTCCTGGAGTTTCAGACTCTTGGCACCTGCACACTGCTCCACATGGTCAGACTGCTGTACTCCGGAGAGATggcaggggagggggagaaggagaagcaAGAGGCTATTTCCGCTGCAGCCAATCTGGGCATCCACGGGCTGGTGGAGGTCCCTAGAAGAGATGGTAAAACCAGAGATGGGGAAGGAGGAGGCCGACATGTGGAGGTGGGCGTTCAGACAGAGCCGATGATGTTGGAGGAGAATGAGGGGAAGCGGGTCaaatggaggagagaggtgagggACGGGTGCACTTTTCTGTGGAAGGAGATGCTGTCAGATGATGAAAAAGACATGTgtacacagacagaggaggtgcAGGGAAACACAGCTCCTTCTACTCACTCTGCAATCTCCATTGAAACCCATGACATGGCTGCTCTCCAGAATGCAGAAGAGACAGACTCCCAAATTGTTCTCTCTCAAATTCCCCACATTCCCATATCTCTCCTCTACACACCAGAAAACCAAATAAACCAACCTTCCTCTGCACCTGCGACGTCCACGCAAGactccacagcagctgacaacACATCTGGTGCTGTTGCGGTGTCTCCATACATCTCTGTCCCCCTGTCTCTCCAGCCGTTCTCCACCCTGTGTGCCACTGATCTTAAGAGCTGGTGCACTGCCACTCCAGTAGCAGACAGAGGtgccacagagggagaggagtggCAGGACGAGCAGTTACAGCAATTCCAAGGCAACATCCCAGGATTCATAAACTACTTCCTGAACCCAGACAAAGAGGAGGGCTCCAGCAGGAGGCGAGCGGGCCAGAGGCGTGGGGCAGGGGTGAGGAGGGCCAGGAGAGCCAGGGCAGCTGAGAGACGAGCGGGGAGAACACAAGCAAGGacaggagggaggtggagaggaaggTTGACGCAGACGGTGGATGTGCAGCATGTCGGGGTGAGCAAGGTGCAGAAGCTGTTCCTGcagaggtgggggaggaggtcATCGAGGGCGGGtcagggaggaggagctgcaggaaggaAGTTGTACCTGAAGACAAGAGAGTTTCTGAAGTCGGCCGAGAGCTATCGCAGGGGAAGAGGTCGTGGCAAAGTGTTGGACTTCAGTAAGAGTGAAGAGATGCTGCCACAAagtgaggcaggaggaggaggtgccaCACAGCGTGGACAGAGGACCCCAATGCAGCACTTTAAACAGGTGAGGGTCTGTTCTGTCTGTAGTCTCAGTAGAACACTGAGGGAGATTATCGTTCTTCAAAATACAATCATTACATAATAACGACACACATTCGAATTTGTTTAACATTCTGCATTCGTTTTGTAAGTAAAACTCTCCTCTGTCCCGTTACAGGATGGGCTGCCTGGCAGCGGGACTCAGAAGTCGAGTTCCAAATCAACAGCGTCGTGTTCTTCCACTTCCGTTCACTTCTACAACATTGACACCTTATCCAGCCCCCACCTCCAGCCTTCCccgtctcctctcctgcagtctcctgcagcctcctacATGCCTCCAGCTTCATCCCTCCTCCAcaccacccccctccctcctccagggCCGCCACCCCACGAAGACCAGCCGGAGCAAATCGATCGTCTCCTGGAGGAAGTGATGATGGGACTGGACATTTTACCAAAGAGCAACAGCGCTCCTGGTTCAACACGTCCTCGACCAACCAGAGGCAGCAGCTGTGCCTACGTCTCCTCTGGGAACAGTTTGGCCCAAAACAAACGACAGGTCTGGACCACTGGCGCTGCTTTCACAAGCGAAGCCAGCACTCACTCTTCTGCACAAGGTGAGGTAcctgttctgcagcagcagggagagggagagctgAACGACATGCTGGACCACTTCCTCCAGTCGTTTGAGCAACACGTTGAAAACTGTCGTGgcagggaagaggaagagacaaaTGGTGAAAGCTCCATTGAGCCGAGCAAGTCTGCCCCAGTCCTGAGCGAACACAGGAAAACTAAGACCAAGACCAAAACTTCTCAGAGTTCTTGTCCACGGAATAAACCCACAGCCCGTCCAGTCATACACCCTCACACTGAATCGCAGCAGGGTGAGGAGGCAGTAAAACCTCCAAGCCGTTCACAGCGACGCAAGGCCTCAGCTCATGGTCCCGTTCCCCCACAACGTGCTGAGGAAACATCAGGGAACCacaggacacagagaaaaaaagcatacaagagaagaaaaaggcAATACTTCTTCTCATTAGAGAAAAAGAGGGTGAGGAAGTCGGGGCCAATGAGTGATGCAAAGATTAAAATCATTCACGAcctcagagacaaacagctCCAGCAGATTCCTGTGGTGAAACTGGAGAGGGGCGCCCTGATACCAGTCAGAATAACGCTGCAGGGACACAGCTGTCAACGTCTGGAAGTCAAGGTGACACAGTTTTCTAACTGCTCCCCACTAAAAGATCTGCCGATATCTTAAAACTGATGCTAATGTGAGGGTGACTATTGCAGCGACATAATGGGAAAGTGCTTGTATATTTTTCAGAGcccagcaaaaagaaaaaacagttcATCATCGGTAAGACACCCTCGCGACTCGTCTGAGAAGAGCCAATCGGAGTTGCTGAGGAGAAAGACTTATCCCATCAGGAGTAGGTTGAAGGAAGGAAATATCATGGTGAGCATTTACCTTTGTGTACAAGATGTGTTTTGCAAACTCAGATTACAATGTCGTGTTTTGACTCTAGGGACTAAAGCTCTCGGGACAGAAGGATTGGTTGTTCAATTGGTCCAGCAATTTTTCAGACTGAAGTTCCTCAACGACAGAGGGATTAGTTATCCTGAAAATCTATTCAGACGTTCATGGTCTTCAGATGATTTACCTTAGGCCCTGCTCAGACCTGGTTTTAACAT
This window of the Paralichthys olivaceus isolate ysfri-2021 chromosome 9, ASM2471397v2, whole genome shotgun sequence genome carries:
- the LOC109627622 gene encoding uncharacterized protein isoform X2, producing MWCYQKPGFEALLLAELQRQQQRSQFCDTLLKADGVLVPAHSCVLSAISPNVCSALSSTPPPPAGQSRLLEFQTLGTCTLLHMVRLLYSGEMAGEGEKEKQEAISAAANLGIHGLVEVPRRDGKTRDGEGGGRHVEVGVQTEPMMLEENEGKRVKWRREVRDGCTFLWKEMLSDDEKDMCTQTEEVQGNTAPSTHSAISIETHDMAALQNAEETDSQIVLSQIPHIPISLLYTPENQINQPSSAPATSTQDSTAADNTSGAVAVSPYISVPLSLQPFSTLCATDLKSWCTATPVADRGATEGEEWQDEQLQQFQGNIPGFINYFLNPDKEEGSSRRRAGQRRGAGVRRARRARAAERRAGRTQARTGGRWRGRLTQTVDVQHVGVSKVQKLFLQRWGRRSSRAGQGGGAAGRKLYLKTREFLKSAESYRRGRGRGKVLDFSKSEEMLPQSEAGGGGATQRGQRTPMQHFKQDGLPGSGTQKSSSKSTASCSSTSVHFYNIDTLSSPHLQPSPSPLLQSPAASYMPPASSLLHTTPLPPPGPPPHEDQPEQIDRLLEEVMMGLDILPKSNSAPGSTRPRPTRGSSCAYVSSGNSLAQNKRQVWTTGAAFTSEASTHSSAQGEVPVLQQQGEGELNDMLDHFLQSFEQHVENCRGREEEETNGESSIEPSKSAPVLSEHRKTKTKTKTSQSSCPRNKPTARPVIHPHTESQQGEEAVKPPSRSQRRKASAHGPVPPQRAEETSGNHRTQRKKAYKRRKRQYFFSLEKKRVRKSGPMSDAKIKIIHDLRDKQLQQIPVVKLERGALIPVRITLQGHSCQRLEVKSPAKRKNSSSSVRHPRDSSEKSQSELLRRKTYPIRSRLKEGNIMDGVPFLYKPLVDKQPTSVESSRGRSMKNGDASLPHDGSSTPVQLQTVERGEAGLTVQPQEEDPTRRGKKRRAESEGETRGDAKRICFEPVAQPTSETCTLSSESTNLRSEHANKEAEEVIDVETISLTSVGDCLEREESREIKVRQTEGSLVCVEIESSADEVITVDGDTDDGTNLENDTDGCREPAGIGRILPFLSQCVSPPTHSAQKSSTGSTGSREDEDIDVIGESSPIPEPVIISLQSSDKEDEDEDIDVVGEKKDYASSEVFAIVNKGELLN
- the LOC109627622 gene encoding uncharacterized protein isoform X1, which translates into the protein MNPGVWEIPAAAPPLCSSSEVDGEMWCYQKPGFEALLLAELQRQQQRSQFCDTLLKADGVLVPAHSCVLSAISPNVCSALSSTPPPPAGQSRLLEFQTLGTCTLLHMVRLLYSGEMAGEGEKEKQEAISAAANLGIHGLVEVPRRDGKTRDGEGGGRHVEVGVQTEPMMLEENEGKRVKWRREVRDGCTFLWKEMLSDDEKDMCTQTEEVQGNTAPSTHSAISIETHDMAALQNAEETDSQIVLSQIPHIPISLLYTPENQINQPSSAPATSTQDSTAADNTSGAVAVSPYISVPLSLQPFSTLCATDLKSWCTATPVADRGATEGEEWQDEQLQQFQGNIPGFINYFLNPDKEEGSSRRRAGQRRGAGVRRARRARAAERRAGRTQARTGGRWRGRLTQTVDVQHVGVSKVQKLFLQRWGRRSSRAGQGGGAAGRKLYLKTREFLKSAESYRRGRGRGKVLDFSKSEEMLPQSEAGGGGATQRGQRTPMQHFKQDGLPGSGTQKSSSKSTASCSSTSVHFYNIDTLSSPHLQPSPSPLLQSPAASYMPPASSLLHTTPLPPPGPPPHEDQPEQIDRLLEEVMMGLDILPKSNSAPGSTRPRPTRGSSCAYVSSGNSLAQNKRQVWTTGAAFTSEASTHSSAQGEVPVLQQQGEGELNDMLDHFLQSFEQHVENCRGREEEETNGESSIEPSKSAPVLSEHRKTKTKTKTSQSSCPRNKPTARPVIHPHTESQQGEEAVKPPSRSQRRKASAHGPVPPQRAEETSGNHRTQRKKAYKRRKRQYFFSLEKKRVRKSGPMSDAKIKIIHDLRDKQLQQIPVVKLERGALIPVRITLQGHSCQRLEVKSPAKRKNSSSSVRHPRDSSEKSQSELLRRKTYPIRSRLKEGNIMDGVPFLYKPLVDKQPTSVESSRGRSMKNGDASLPHDGSSTPVQLQTVERGEAGLTVQPQEEDPTRRGKKRRAESEGETRGDAKRICFEPVAQPTSETCTLSSESTNLRSEHANKEAEEVIDVETISLTSVGDCLEREESREIKVRQTEGSLVCVEIESSADEVITVDGDTDDGTNLENDTDGCREPAGIGRILPFLSQCVSPPTHSAQKSSTGSTGSREDEDIDVIGESSPIPEPVIISLQSSDKEDEDEDIDVVGEKKDYASSEVFAIVNKGELLN